One part of the Candidatus Saccharimonadales bacterium genome encodes these proteins:
- a CDS encoding prolyl oligopeptidase family serine peptidase — translation MIFSVKQLGSGDKLVLFYIGWRGELKTYNYPIKKLVNAGFKVIAYEYESGVLTPNIEATLKNAKAILDDSLRKIEENKSATQIATFGTSYGTLIASLVAKKSPKVSKVILNLAGDWLGDTVWSWDRTNKDFKDELIKDGVSKIQLHSAWATISSAYQSEKLKDKDVLLYVAKNDHVIPYDRGIALARDLKKGGANVILKTNRFGHMVSIIVNLARSKTYLDFLQK, via the coding sequence GTGATTTTTAGCGTAAAGCAATTAGGCAGTGGCGATAAGTTAGTATTATTTTATATTGGTTGGCGCGGCGAACTAAAAACCTACAATTATCCTATAAAAAAACTGGTGAACGCCGGGTTTAAAGTTATTGCTTACGAGTATGAGAGTGGTGTTTTGACGCCTAATATAGAAGCCACGCTAAAAAATGCCAAAGCGATTTTAGATGATAGCTTAAGAAAGATCGAAGAGAACAAGAGTGCCACTCAAATTGCGACTTTCGGAACAAGTTATGGAACTTTGATCGCGAGTTTAGTGGCCAAAAAATCGCCAAAAGTAAGTAAGGTAATTTTAAACTTAGCCGGCGACTGGTTGGGCGACACAGTTTGGAGCTGGGATCGAACCAACAAAGATTTTAAAGACGAGCTAATCAAAGATGGGGTTAGTAAGATTCAGCTGCATTCAGCCTGGGCGACAATAAGCTCTGCATATCAATCTGAAAAATTAAAAGACAAAGATGTTTTATTGTATGTGGCCAAAAACGATCATGTAATTCCGTATGACCGCGGAATAGCTTTAGCGCGCGATTTAAAAAAAGGTGGTGCAAATGTGATTCTAAAAACAAATCGGTTTGGTCACATGGTTAGCATAATTGTAAACTTAGCACGGTCAAAAACTTATTTGGATTTTTTGCAAAAATAA